One window of the Colletotrichum destructivum chromosome 4, complete sequence genome contains the following:
- a CDS encoding Putative mitochondrial carrier protein, which translates to MSSSNPPFTTALLAGGIAGTTVDLSLFPLDTLKTRLQSSAGFFPSGGFTGIYRGIGSAVIGSAPGAAFFFCTYEGSKSLISARLASLSSSSSSSGTSKPAAWVDPVSHMLAASLGEIAACAVRVPTEVVKQRAQAGQHGGSSLLAFRSILAQYNTPAGLAGVWRELYRGWSITVLREVPFTIIQFPLWERLKRWGRERKRNKNWKLDVDGAAKKQIEYEVSAAESALYGSVAGAAAAGITTPLDVLKTRVMLSQQKEKIGDVLRTIYKQHGIRPFFAGIGPRVMWISIGGSIFLGSYQFASNTLTGAVL; encoded by the coding sequence ATGTCCTCCTCGAACCCCCCCTTCACGACCGCCCTGCTCGCGGGTGGCATCGCCGGCACCACCGTCgacctctccctcttccccctcgaCACCCTCAAGACCCGCCTCCAGTCCTCCgccggcttcttcccctcggGCGGCTTCACCGGTATCTACCGCGGCATCGGCTCCGCCGTCATCGGTTCTGCCCCGGGCGCcgctttcttcttctgcaCCTATGAAGGGTCCAAGTCCCTCATCTCGGCCCGTCTCGCctccctctcgtcctcgtcctcgtcctccggCACATCGAAACCGGCGGCCTGGGTCGACCCTGTATCGCACAtgctcgccgcctcccttggcgagatcgccgcctgcgccgtccGCGTCCCCACCGAAGTTGTGAAACAGCGCGCTCAGGCcggccagcacggcggctCCTCTCTCCTCGCCTTCCGCTCCATCCTCGCCCAGTACAACAcccccgccggcctcgccggcgtctgGCGCGAGCTCTACCGCGGCTGGTCCATTACCGTCCTGCGCGAGGTCCCTTTCACCATCATCCAGTTCCCCCTCTGGGAGCGTCTCAAGCGCTGGGGCCGCGAGCGCAAGCGGAACAAGAACTGgaagctcgacgtcgacggcgccgccaagaagcagaTCGAGTACGAGGTCAGCGCCGCAGAGAGCGCCCTGTACggcagcgtcgccggcgccgccgctgccggcatCACGACCCCGCTCGACGTGCTCAAGACGAGAGTCATGTTGAGCCAGCAGAAGGAAAAGATCGGCGACGTCCTGAGAACGATATACAAGCAGCACGGCATCCGACCCTTCTTCGCGGGTATCGGCCCGAGAGTCATGTGGATCAGCATCGGCGGCTCCATCTTCCTCGGCAGTTACCAGTTTGCGTCCAACACCCTGACCGGTGCAGTACTATAA
- a CDS encoding Putative tRNA(Ile)-lysidine/2-thiocytidine synthase, tRNA(Ile)-lysidine synthase produces the protein MGSTNSSLASATAAAAAAAATKPKAAATHQFLHPVPKPITSVEFLDAVRAATPPRFPLARISRPRRIGLAVSGGVDSMALAFLFNRLREYMPLMRIVDNPLTKLSAFIIDHRLREGSADEALAVANEVRKLSHIRPHVDTINWKLEGIEGDPAAAPNLESIARRARYHRLGRMCTTLRVESLFLAHHQDDQYETVLMRLLAGHGSRGLRGIAVAANIPECYDMHNVYESGHVDDQRAQAPLVSFRPPKKDWISVRKELSSELDTDLYGAELRAGLQMGWHESPYLGGGVSDALFSAASSASAKARAAKAAAAARNMPQIHSEDAGVMVYRPLLGFPKDRLVATCEANNVRWFEDATNKDRTLTMRNAVRHLVREHALPRALGRDHVLRLAARCDARVKGQEWEAGRWIRGGVKADLEPNVGTLVVELPGMGVPGRTTAAAGARKSIYDDTRRELRLAHRRLIAALMVRKLVALVSPDRNPPQLASLQTVVGRLFPELAERSDESSKSNSNPATTTPKAFNQASVLFLPVGSRKWYLVREPYPSLQPQPELTFTTVKNTYLRRYPTFPPTKWQTHDQDGGSVKDPAWEGPPPALIPPNSARQWHSWQRFQLWDGRFWVRVKGRVKAVFRVAPFSPVHGRVFRERLGEDAGYGNAPEAPVAPAETKESAPADNNNDDKDDNYYCNGGGGGGGVGEFGSARIGVTGGDRGVSTAPDKDGRARLEGILKRFAPGKVRYTLPALYAVHRDNETGEEVLRMLALPTLGIGLPGLERWVQYEVRYRKIDRSLLDGPSFGGSLRRRAVPRGGAAALRKKVLEEGIAEERDRRRIGAVRRGRMGRSGGGGGGGGGGGKRSGRSASREWRGGRFRLMKLKTKNMVER, from the coding sequence ATGGGCTCCACCAACTCCTCGCTCGCGTCCGCGACggcagccgccgcagcagcagcggcaacaAAACCAAAGGCTGCCGCAACCCACCAGTTCCTCCACCCGGTGCCGAAACCCATAACCTCCGTCGAGTTCCTGgacgccgtccgcgccgcgACGCCCCCACGCTTCCCTCTGGCCCGCATCTCGCGGCCGCGCcgcatcggcctcgccgtgtcgggcggcgtcgactccatggccctcgccttcctcttcaaccgCCTCCGCGAGTACATGCCGCTTATGCGCATCGTCGACAACCCGCTGACCAAGCTGTCGGCATTCATCATCGACCACCGGCTCAGGGAGggcagcgccgacgaggccctggccgtcgccAATGAGGTGCGGAAGCTCTCTCACATACGGCCGCACGTCGACACGATCAACTGGAAGctcgagggcatcgaggGAGACCCGGCGGCCGCCCCGAATCTCGAGAGTATCGCGAGGCGCGCGCGGTACCACAGGCTCGGCCGCATGTGCACCACGCTGCGCGTGGAGAGCCTGTTCCTCGCACACCACCAGGACGACCAATATGAGACCGTGCTCATGAGGCTGCTCGCCGGCCACGGGAGCCGCGGCCTGAGGGGCATCGCCGTAGCCGCCAACATCCCCGAGTGCTACGACATGCACAACGTATACGAGAGCGGCCATGTTGACGACCAGAGGGCGCAGGCCCCGCTCGTCAGCTTTCGCCCGCCCAAGAAGGACTGGATCTCGGTGCGGAAGGAGCTGTCTTCGGAGCTGGACACGGACCTgtacggcgccgagctgAGGGCCGGCCTGCAGATGGGCTGGCACGAGAGCCCctacctcggcggcggcgtcagcgACGCGCTCTTCTCCGCTGCGagctccgcctcggccaaggcgagggccgccaaggccgccgccgccgcgaggaaCATGCCGCAGATCCACtccgaggacgccggcgtcatggTCTACCGGCCCCTGCTGGGCTTCCCCAAGGACCGCCTCGTGGCGACCTGCGAGGCCAACAACGTCCGCTGGTTCGAGGACGCGACGAACAAGGACCGCACGCTGACCATGCGGAACGCCGTGCGTCACCTGGTGCGCGAGCACGCGCTGCCCCGCGCCCTAGGCAGAGACCACGTACTGAGGCTGGCGGCGCGGTGCGACGCGCGGGTCAAGGGCCAGGAGTGGGAGGCGGGGCGCTGGATCCGGGGCGGCGTGAAGGCGGACCTCGAGCCCAACGTCGGgaccctcgtcgtcgagctcccCGGAATGGGAGTTCCCGgccggacgacggcggcggcgggggcgagGAAGTCGATCTACGACGACACGCGGCGGGAGTTGCGGCTCGCGCACAGACGGCTCATCGCGGCGTTGATGGTGCGGAAGCTCGTCGCCTTGGTCTCGCCGGACCGGAACCCGCCGCAGCTTGCCTCGTTACAGACCGTTGTCGGGAGACTCTTTcccgagctcgccgagcgcTCCGACGAAAGCAGCAAAAGCAACAGCAacccggcgacgacgacgccaaaggCTTTCAATCAGGCCTcggtcctcttcctccccgtCGGGTCCAGGAAGTGGTACCTCGTCCGCGAGCCCTACCCGTCCCTCCAGCCGCAGCCCGAGCTGACGTTCACGACGGTCAAGAACACGTACCTGCGGCGGTACCCGACGTTCCCGCCTACCAAGTGGCAGACGCACGACCAGGATGGCGGCAGCGTGAAGGATCCCGCGTGGGAGGGCCCCCCGCCGGCGCTCATCCCGCCCAACAGCGCGAGGCAGTGGCACTCTTGGCAGCGCTTCCAGCTCTGGGACGGTCGGTTCTGGGTGCGCGTCAAGGGCCgcgtcaaggccgtcttcCGCGTCGCGCCCTTTTCGCCCGTCCACGGCAGGGTCTTCCGCGAGcgccttggcgaggacgcgGGCTACGGCAACGCCCCCGAGGCCCCCGTGGCCCCtgccgagaccaaggagtccgcccccgccgacaataacaacgacgacaaagaCGACAACTACTACTGcaacggtggcggcggcggcggcggtgtcggtGAGTTCGGGAGCGCGAGGATCGGCGTCACGGGCGGCGACCGCGGcgtgtcgacggcgccggacaAAGACGGCAGGGCGCGGCTCGAGGGGATCCTGAAGCGCTTCGCGCCGGGCAAGGTGCGGTACACGCTGCCCGCGCTGTACGCCGTGCACCGCGACaacgagacgggcgaggaggtgCTGCGGATGCTCGCGCTGCCGACGCTGGGTATCGGCCTGCCCGGGCTGGAACGGTGGGTGCAGTACGAGGTCCGGTACCGCAAGATCGACCGGAGCCTGTTGGACGGCCCGTCGTTTGGCGGGagtctccgccgccgggcggTCCCGCGTGGCGGGGCCGCGGCCCTGAGGAAGAAGGTGTTGGAGgagggcatcgccgaggagagaGACCGGAGGCGGATTGGCGCggtgaggagggggaggatggggcgaagtggtggcggcggcggcggcggcggcggcggcgggaagcGGAGCGGGAGGAGCGCAAGTCGAGAGTGGAGGGGTGGCCGTTTCCGTTTGATGAAGttaaaaacaaaaaacatGGTTGAGCGTTAG
- a CDS encoding Putative adhesin, whose translation MPAPYSDNLYSANDSDSVQTPDDDLDDHLSPTDGYFQSSTSSSAAAIYPPQQQAHGHYSQDDVIAATTFPTSAGVPHVPNVLVQDPSLRLQQEASSSSASKKDRGAREETRLNSSPVGRTSSPAAPVDENYYYDDGVSSIAADSEATPSHTTTATTTAYTYTPSHTAQSSSSYTPYAPSADAPLRTPQTHPIRSRYSHPASLFHIPREAPPAYTPSPTSPLASSPTDLRNYQTFTSNMGAPDEEARLLGRDPESMGGEPYDGDDDPRPSPSWRQRALKKHSWASRRTLKMALLAALVFFTVSGFLSMLVTSVRSTPSDKSPSKQPIKEYDPVTGLPIKDGPSQPNEPSQPGQPSNSIPWKPSSTCLQTEHRFAPKVYDLSFTPDKTLSVLQGIESDAPSRGFQPQVSGDFVVRRQQGNAPGPSVELEVVANDAALDVDVEWDSEHQELLIKTPQRIEWNRSLRPCIALRATIWVPENAELSHLYLAAINVGVKLAGDLSIVVENGFEIGTMSGDVHNLMEPQDAHRFNSRDIVVRTMSGDITGSWPLYDSLKIASDSGDIHVGVTPQQVSESKPRPAVLEVSTISGDITVKEPLDAAVQSSKPDTVVPPRDYITTLDTKSGGIRAWVAFSSAAVVESISGDIAAEFLPVYNISLLQSTKVSELHTKTKSGDVAVKVLDPIWVEIAGTEGAPSVEKPRVNPDEPVEIPTNPLPIPNIPKIPRMPGAPFIPDFGNPYKRIPVPAGRWTDAWPIRRSSSADAATQTEERTVSISERPPMRHFKSTHGTISGDMEIRYPSSWEGSATAESISGKISIRGNDVHIDSRTQWPKAVHAHKGQALNCEVSLGSVSGSVDLIIG comes from the exons ATGCCGGCCCCGTACTCTGACAACCTGTATTCGGCCAACGACTCCGATTCTGTCCAGACcccggacgacgacctcgatgaCCACCTGTCACCCACTGACGGCTACTTCCAGAGCAGCACATCGTCGtcagccgccgccatctACCCTCCGCAACAACAGGCCCATGGTCACTACAGTCAGGACGACGTAATCGCCGCGACTACCTTCCCCACGTCCGCTGGCGTGCCGCATGTGCCTAACGTTCTCGTTCAGGACCCGTCGCTGCGTCTGCAACAAGAggcgtcctcctcttccgcctctAAGAAGGATCGCGGAGCAAGGGAGGAGACAAGGTTAAACTCGTCGCCTGTTGGTAGGACCTCGTCACCCGCCGCGCCCGTTGACGAGAATTACTATTACGACGACGGGGtctcctccatcgccgccgacagcGAGGCGACGCCATCGCACACGACAACAGCGACGACCACAGCATACACTTACACACCCTCTCACACCGCCCAGAGCTCGTCATCTTATACACCTTACGCGCCCTCCGCCGACGCTCCCCTGCGTACTCCTCAGACTCACCCCATAAGGAGTCGGTACTCGCACCCGGCGTCGCTATTCCATATACCCAGAGAGGCACCTCCTGCTTAtacgccgtcgcccacgTCCCCGCTGGCGTCATCCCCCACAGATCTCAGGAACTACCAGACCTTCACCTCCAACATGGGAGCCCCCGACGAAGAGGCGCGCTTGCTGGGCCGCGACCCCGAGAGCATGGGCGGCGAGCCCtacgatggcgacgatgacccgaggccgtctccgtcgtGGAGACAAAGAGCCCTCAAGAAACACTCGTGGGCCTCGAGGCGTACCTTGAAAATGGCACTTCTTGCTGCCCTGGTCTTCTTCACTGTGTCGGGGTTTCTCAGCATGCTGGTCACAAGTGTCAGAAGCACG CCGTCTGATAAGTCACCTTCAAAGCAGCCCATCAAGGAGTATGACCCCGTCACTGGCCTGCCCATCAAGGACGGCCCGTCCCAACCCAACGAGCCCTCTCAACCAGGCCAGCCTTCCAACTCCATCCCCTGGAAGCCCTCGAGCACCTGTCTCCAGACAGAGCACCGTTTCGCCCCCAAGGTCTACGACCTGTCCTTCACACCAGACAAGACCCTGAGCGTCCTCCAAGGCATCGAGTCTGATGCGCCATCCCGCGGGTTCCAACCCCAAGTCTCGGGCGACTTCGTTGTCCGGCGCCAACAAGGCAACGCTCCAGGCCCCtccgtcgagctcgaggtcgtcgccaacgatgcggcccttgacgtcgacgTTGAGTGGGACTCGGAGCACCAAGAGCTTCTAATCAAGACCCCGCAGCGCATCGAATGGAACCGCTCCCTCCGGCCCTGCATCGCCCTACGCGCCACCATCTGGGTACCCGAGAACGCCGAGCTGTCCCACCTCTACCTCGCCGCGATTAACGTGGGCGTCAAGCTCGCGGGTGACCTCTCCATCGTTGTCGAGAATGGCTTCGAGATTGGCACCATGTCTGGCGACGTCCACAACCTCATGGAGCCCCAGGACGCGCACCGTTTCAACTCACGCGATATCGTCGTCAGGACCATGTCTGGCGACATCACGGGCTCATGGCCGCTCTACGACTCTCTAAAGATCGCCTCCGACTCGGGCGACATCCATGTGGGCGTCACCCCCCAGCAGGTCTCTGAGTCCAAGCCACGCCCCGCTGTCCTCGAAGTCAGCACCATCTCGGGCGACATCACCGTCAAGGAACCCCTCGATGCGGCAGTGCAGAGCAGCAAGCCCGATACGGTTGTCCCGCCGCGCGACTATATCACCACGCTCGATACCAAGTCCGGTGGCATCAGAGCCTGGGTCGCCTtcagctccgccgccgtcgtcgagagcaTCAGCGGCGACATCGCAGCCGAGTTCTTGCCCGTGTACAACATCAGCCTGCTGCAATCCACCAAGGTGTCCGAGCTTCACACCAAGACTAAGAGCGGCGACGTTGCCGTTAAGGTGCTGGACCCCATCTGGGTCGAGATCGCGGGTACCGAGGGCGCGCCCAGCGTTGAGAAGCCAAGGGTCAACCCCGACGAGCCCGTCGAGATTCCGACCAACCCCTTGCCCATACCCAACATCCCCAAGATCCCTCGCATGCCGGGAGCCCCCTTCATTCCTGACTTCGGGAACCCGTACAAACGCATCCCCGTCCCAGCCGGCAGATGGACCGACGCATGGCCCATCAGacgctcctcctcggccgacgccgcaACCCAGACCGAAGAGCGCACCGTCTCAATTAGCGAACGGCCGCCAATGCGCCACTTCAAGTCCACCCATGGTACCATCAGCGGGGACATGGAGATTCGATACCCGTCCTCGTGGGAGGGTtccgccacggccgagagcatcagCGGCAAGATCTCCATCCGCGGCAATGACGTCCACATCGACAGCAGGACGCAATGGCCCAAGGCTGTCCACGCACACAAGGGCCAGGCCTTGAACTGCGAAGTCTCGCTGGGAAGCGTCTCCGGGAGTGTGGACCTCATCATTGGCTAG
- a CDS encoding Putative mitochondrial carrier protein: protein MGVTEWVAERQMEVEESQNQRDKRVEDLWRQLDPNGSGHLDFKGLQKGLRKIDHPMKNADHMLRKIMTVVDTNDDGKIQYEEFRCFVEQTERQLMFLFQSIDKDNDGRLDKTELQEAFRRAGLVVPMRKLASFFGDIDMNNDGYISFEEWRDFLLFMPTHNSNAPLKAVMDFYSSIVTLSAEGDSMVSEETLEGSGTTGFLLQTLFGSILKLASPSYSDPSAGNIQLLSDEDGNSVAVVVPSREGPGSGPSGLSQLPASPKQQRRRSLSKNNNSDSSNSSSGYASPSADLDPASSQQQILSAQAIVLPISPPGYSGTSANMNNMNMEAAVLQACIQAADEKPTGILGRPPGVGTSQANQVTGSSSEQGSSSSSDATVAPKFKRLTDFVPDPGYFIAGAVAGGLSRTATAPLDRLKVYLLVNTRASTDTAASALKQGRPLLALRNAVKPFGDAVKDLWKAGGIRSLFAGNGLNVIKIMPESAIKFGSYEAAKRTLSKLEGHNDPRQINSYSKFVAGGVAGMVAQFCVYPLDTLKFRLQTSTVQGGLSGNALVLDTAKKMWQAGGVRIAYRGVTMGLMGMFPYSAIDMGTFEFLKTSYKRYMSKYRGIHEEDAKPGNIMTGIIGATSGAFGASVVYPLNVLRTRLQTQGTVMHPATYTGIMDVAQQTLKNEGVRGMYKGLTPNLLKVAPALSITWVVYENSKRLLGLE from the exons atgggGGTAACAGAATGGGTTGCCGAGCGCCAGATGGAGGTGGAAGAATCGCAGAATCAGCGGGATAAACGAGTTGAGGACCTCTGGAGGCAATTGGACCCCAACGGCTCGGGCCATTTGGACTTTAAGGGGTTGCAGAAGGGGCTGAGGAAGATCGATCACC CCATGAAAAATGCAGACCACATGCTGCGGAAGATCAtgaccgtcgtcgacacgaACGACGACGGTAAAATCCAATACGAAG AGTTCCGCTGCTTCGTGGAGCAGACCGAGCGGCAACTAATGTTTCTGTTCCAGTCCATAGACAAGGACAACGACGGGCGACTTGACAAGACCGAGCTGCAGGAAGCCTTCCGACGGGCAGGGCTTGTCGTACCGATGCGCAAGCTCGCCTCCTTCTTTGGCGACATAGACATGAACAACGACGGCTACATCAGCTTCGAAGAGTGGCG AGACTTTCTTTTGTTTATGCCGACACACAACAGCAATGCGCCGTTGAAGGCTGTGATGGACTTCTATtcctccatcgtcaccctcTCTGCTGAAGGTGACTCGATGGTATCGGAGGAGACTCTTGAAGGCTCAGGTACGACCGGCTTCCTTCTGCAAACCCTCTTTGGATCCATTTTGAAGCTCGCATCCCCTTCTTACTCGGATCCCTCCGCTGGCAACATCCAACTTCtcagcgacgaggacggcaattCGGTAGCTGTGGTCGTGCCTTCCCGAGAAGGACCAGGCTCTGGCCCTTCCGGCCTCTCGCAGCTCCCCGCCTCGCcaaaacaacaacgacgacggagTTTATcaaaaaacaacaacagcgacagcagcaacagcagcagcggtTACGCCAGTCCCTCAGCAGATCTCGACCCGGCCTCTTCGCAACAGCAAATATTGTCCGCGCAAGCGATAGTATTGCCAATATCTCCCCCGGGCTATTCAGGTACCAGCGCCAACATGAACAACATGAACATGGAGGCAGCGGTGCTGCAGGCGTgcatccaggccgccgacgagaagcccACAGGCATACTTGGAAGACCCCCCGGCGTCGGCACCTCTCAAGCGAACCAGGTCACAGGCAGCAGCTCCGAGCAaggctccagctccagctcagATGCAACTGTAGCACCCAAGTTCAAGAGATTGACTGACTTCGTCCCCGATCCAGGTTACTTTATCGCaggtgccgtcgccggagGACTGTCGAGAACTGCCACGGCGCCCCTCGATCGTCTGAAGGTCTACCTGCTCGTCAACACCCGAGCGAGCACCGACACGGCGGCGAGTGCGCTCAAGCAGGGGCGTCCGCTGCTCGCCCTTCGCAACGCGGTCAAGCCAttcggcgacgccgtcaaggacctCTGGAAGGCTGGCGGTATTAGGAGTCTGTTTGCAG GCAATGGACTCAACGTCATCAAAATCATGCCTGAGAGTGCCATCAAGTTCGGATCATATGAGGCTGCAAAGCGAACCCTCTCTAAGCTCGAGGGCCACAACGACCCCAGACAGATCAACAGCTACTCGAAATTTGTCGCAGGTGGTGTTGCTGGCATGGTTGCCCA GTTCTGCGTATACCCGTTGGACACACTCAAATTCCGACTCCAAACATCAACAGTCCAGGGCGGACTCTCTGGAAATGCCCTTGTCCTTGACACAGCCAAGAAGATGTGGCAGGCAGGCGGTGTGCGCATTGCTTACCGTGGCGTCACCATGGGCCTGATGGGCATGTTCCCCTACAGTGCTATCGATATGGGCACCTTCGAGTTCCTTAAGACATCATACAAGAGGTACATGTCCAAATATCGCGGCATCCATGAAGAAGACGCCAAGCCAGGCAACATTATGACGGGCATCATTGGTGCCACCAGTGGAGCTTTTGGAGCATCTGTGGTTTACCCCCTCAATGTCCTCCGTACCCGCCTCCAGACTCAGGGCACAGTCATGCATCCTGCGACCTACACCGGCATAATGGATGTTGCACAGCAGACGCTCAAGAACGAGGGTGTGCGGGGCATGTACAAGGGACTCACCCCCAACTTGCTCAAGGTGGCTCCCGCGTTGAGTATCACCTGGGTTGTGTATGAAAACTCAAAGAGACTCCTCGGCTTGGAATGA
- a CDS encoding Putative cyclin — protein sequence MAANYWESTQRRFWLFSKDELQAVRQKLEDDNAELVQMFPLPQPRHLAIFFNQQVNRLGKRMVIRQQAMATAQVYIKRFYTKVEIRRTNPYLVVATALYLACKMEECPQHIRLIVSEARSLWPDFLSLDTSKLGECEFFMISEMSSQLIVYAPYRTLNSYQQELSLTQEDVNLGWSILNDHYMTDLPLLYPPHIIALTAILLVLVLRPSSSMSGSNQPTATNIAAASAALAQAQGRAPGLPPTPGTPNPADKEKQPEARFGRVQRYGAWLAESNVDIAAMVDCTQELISFYECHEQYNDKLTREQINRFVKARVLDK from the exons ATGGCTGCCAACTACTGGGAATCGACCCAGCGTCGCTTCTGGCTCTTCTCCAAAGACGAACTCCAAGCGGTGCGCCAGAAACTTGAAGACGACAATGCCGAGCTCGTCCAAATGTTCCCTCTCCCGCAGCCGCGGCACCTGGCCATTTTTTTTAACCAGC AGGTCAACCGCCTAGGTAAACGCATGGTCATTCGACAGCAAGCCATGGCCACCGCTCAGGTCTACATCAAACGCTTCTATACCAAGGTCGAGATCCGACGAACGAACCCCTACCTGGTGGTCGCGACGGCTCTCTACCTGGCTTGTAAGATGGAAGAGTGTCCTCAGCATATCCGCTTGATTGTCAGCGAGGCCCGCTCGTTGTGGCCCGACTTTCTAAGTCTCGATACCTCGAAGCTCGGCGAGTGCGAGTTCTTCATGATTTCCGAAATGAGCTCCCAGCTCATTGTCTATGCGCCCTACCGAACCCTGAACAGCTATCAACAGGAACTGAGCCTGACACAAGAGGACGTGAATCTGGGCTGGTCCATTCTAAACGATCATTATATGACGGATCTGCCCCTGCTATACCCGCCGCACATCATTGCGCTCACCGCGATCCTGCTTGTCCTGGTACTGCGACCTTCTTCTAGTATGTCGGGATCGAACCAaccgacggcgacgaacATCGCTGCTGCGAGTGCGGCGTTGGCCCAGGCCCAAGGAAGGGCACCAGGACTGCCTCCAACCCCAGGCACGCCCAATCCagccgacaaggagaagcaaCCGGAGGCCAGGTTTGGCCGGGTGCAGCGCTATGGCGCCTGGTTGGCAGAGAGTAATGTGGATATTGCCGCCATGGTCGACTGCACCCAGGAGCTGATTTCGTTCTACGAGTGCCATGAGCAGTACAACGACAAGCTTACCCGGGAACAAATCAACAGATTCGTCAAGGCAAGGGTTCTCGACAAGTGA